From a single Deltaproteobacteria bacterium genomic region:
- the clpS gene encoding ATP-dependent Clp protease adapter ClpS: MSRRENEFDHGVVTETKKKLKKPPLYKVLLHNDDYTTKEFVVQVLQYVFHKEHTEAVQIMLHVHKKGIGVAGVYTYEVAETKVTLVEDLARRHEHPLRCTMEEA; encoded by the coding sequence ATGAGCCGGCGGGAAAACGAATTTGACCACGGTGTGGTCACAGAAACCAAGAAGAAGCTTAAAAAGCCCCCTCTCTACAAAGTTTTGCTGCACAACGACGATTATACAACCAAGGAGTTCGTCGTGCAGGTTCTCCAGTATGTTTTCCACAAGGAACATACGGAGGCGGTTCAAATCATGCTTCACGTGCACAAAAAAGGAATTGGCGTAGCCGGCGTCTATACATACGAAGTCGCCGAAACCAAAGTTACATTGGTAGAGGATCTTGCGCGGCGTCATGAACATCCTCTGCGCTGCACCATGGAAGAGGCCTAA
- a CDS encoding CBS domain-containing protein produces the protein MLSNKVHEIMTTQLTSAPVTAPVHEVLRQMIAEDVGRIVITDNEVPVGVFTEKDVLKRVVYPGLNGKQTAIKSVMSSPIRAVREETHIVEAFKRMYRGKYRHLLVRGRRGRIVGIVSMRRILKIAVELGQGASETQTLTNIAATDAVCVDPTESVAATVQLLVRKELSSVVVGSPDEPLGIFTERDVLKRVALAEFDRRATKVQEVMTAPVVTLPETTLIGDALAEMYRRDIRNLPMMDSNGQLRRIISMPDVLRYARAFDVDEQVRRTWKEVAASLADEDQYTPG, from the coding sequence ATGCTCTCCAACAAAGTTCACGAAATCATGACGACCCAGCTGACCAGTGCGCCGGTCACCGCGCCGGTGCACGAAGTCTTGCGGCAGATGATCGCCGAAGACGTCGGCCGCATCGTCATCACCGATAACGAAGTGCCAGTCGGGGTCTTTACCGAAAAAGATGTACTCAAGCGCGTGGTTTATCCAGGTCTGAATGGCAAGCAGACCGCGATCAAAAGCGTCATGAGCTCGCCGATCAGAGCCGTGCGGGAAGAGACCCATATCGTCGAGGCATTCAAACGCATGTACCGCGGCAAATACCGCCACCTGCTGGTGCGCGGGCGGCGCGGGAGAATCGTCGGCATTGTTTCCATGCGGCGGATTTTGAAAATTGCCGTGGAGCTAGGGCAGGGCGCCAGTGAAACCCAGACTCTGACAAACATTGCGGCAACGGACGCGGTTTGTGTCGATCCAACGGAATCGGTGGCGGCAACTGTTCAACTTTTGGTGCGTAAAGAGCTGAGCTCGGTCGTGGTCGGCAGCCCGGACGAGCCGCTTGGTATTTTCACCGAGCGCGATGTGCTGAAGCGCGTGGCGCTGGCTGAGTTTGACCGGCGCGCGACAAAGGTCCAAGAGGTCATGACCGCACCGGTGGTGACCCTGCCGGAGACGACACTGATCGGTGATGCCCTCGCCGAAATGTACCGCCGCGATATCCGCAACTTGCCAATGATGGATTCGAATGGACAACTAAGGAGAATCATCTCCATGCCCGATGTACTAAGATATGCCCGTGCTTTTGATGTCGATGAGCAGGTTCGCCGCACCTGGAAAGAGGTTGCCGCCAGCCTCGCTGATGAGGATCAATACACGCCCGGTTAG
- a CDS encoding 2-oxoacid:acceptor oxidoreductase subunit alpha: MLDTPLINDLSICVATENGSGSASSNNILFKAIFKMGIPCSSKNMFPSNIQGLPTWYQIRANADGYLSRKDVIDVMVMFNDATAAKDIYRVRDGGIILYDDSTPLSPTLKRDGVQYIGFPANKLVAKLVPASPLRAKQRNMVYVGALAYLFGIDMSVIKAVLEDTFGKKPAVIESNLVCIDAGYQYCKEQNFKQNIARLEPIPNGNKGKIITEGNTAAAIGAVYGGASVICWYPITPSSSLAESMEYYLPRLRKQVDGKKAYAIVQAEDEIASASMIVGAGWAGARSMTSTSGPGVSLMNESIGLAYYAEIPCVFFIIQRGGPSTGLPTRTQQADISLMYGASHGDTRHILLIPHDMNSCFDFARQSFNYADRFQAPVFVAMDLDLGMNLWSSEPLKLNAEQYDWGKRLSAQDLDEWTKAGKKFRRYFDQDGDGIPYRTVPGNENRLASFFTRGSGHDADAKYSEDEHDYKYILDRLKKKHDTARKFVPKPIIEKERGVKTGIICYGSSYEPVREARDRLKARGLKTNHMLIRALPLTSEVRDFIAEHDTVYLVEQNRDAQMAAIIKDEMPELGAKLTSILVYNGLPVTAGEVVQQIFEAAKTAKTA, from the coding sequence ATTTTGGATACCCCGCTGATAAACGATTTGAGCATCTGCGTTGCCACGGAAAACGGCTCAGGCAGCGCTTCTTCGAACAACATCTTATTCAAAGCGATCTTCAAGATGGGCATCCCTTGCTCGTCAAAAAACATGTTCCCATCAAACATCCAGGGCCTGCCCACCTGGTACCAGATCCGCGCCAATGCCGACGGCTACTTGAGCCGCAAGGACGTGATCGATGTCATGGTCATGTTCAACGACGCCACCGCGGCCAAGGACATCTACCGGGTGCGCGATGGTGGCATCATTCTTTATGACGATTCCACGCCACTTTCGCCGACGCTGAAGCGCGACGGCGTGCAGTACATCGGTTTTCCAGCCAACAAATTGGTTGCCAAGCTGGTTCCAGCCTCGCCATTGCGCGCCAAGCAACGCAACATGGTCTATGTCGGCGCCTTGGCTTACCTGTTCGGCATCGACATGTCGGTGATCAAAGCCGTCCTCGAAGACACTTTTGGCAAGAAGCCGGCGGTTATTGAATCGAACCTAGTTTGCATCGACGCCGGTTATCAATATTGCAAAGAACAAAATTTCAAACAGAACATAGCCCGCCTCGAACCGATCCCCAACGGCAACAAAGGCAAGATTATCACGGAGGGCAACACCGCGGCGGCCATTGGCGCGGTTTACGGCGGCGCTTCGGTGATCTGTTGGTATCCGATCACGCCGTCGAGTTCTCTAGCGGAGTCCATGGAGTACTACCTGCCGCGTTTGCGCAAGCAGGTCGACGGCAAAAAAGCCTATGCCATCGTCCAGGCAGAAGACGAAATCGCTTCGGCAAGCATGATCGTCGGCGCCGGATGGGCGGGCGCGCGCTCGATGACTTCGACTTCGGGCCCGGGCGTTTCGCTCATGAACGAGTCGATCGGTCTGGCCTACTATGCCGAGATTCCCTGTGTGTTTTTCATCATTCAACGCGGCGGCCCGTCGACAGGTTTGCCAACTCGTACACAGCAGGCAGATATCTCGCTCATGTACGGTGCCTCCCACGGTGACACACGCCACATCTTGCTGATTCCCCACGACATGAATTCTTGTTTCGATTTTGCCCGCCAGAGTTTCAACTACGCCGACCGTTTCCAGGCCCCGGTTTTCGTCGCCATGGACCTCGACCTTGGCATGAATCTTTGGTCGTCCGAGCCGCTCAAGTTGAACGCTGAACAGTACGATTGGGGCAAGCGTTTAAGCGCGCAGGACTTGGACGAATGGACCAAAGCCGGCAAGAAGTTCCGCCGCTACTTCGACCAGGACGGCGACGGCATTCCCTATCGCACGGTACCGGGCAACGAAAACCGCCTGGCTTCGTTTTTTACCCGCGGCTCTGGCCATGATGCCGACGCGAAATATTCCGAGGACGAACACGACTACAAGTACATCCTCGACCGATTGAAAAAGAAGCACGACACCGCGCGCAAGTTTGTTCCGAAGCCGATCATCGAAAAAGAGCGGGGCGTCAAGACCGGCATCATTTGCTACGGCTCGAGTTACGAACCCGTCCGTGAGGCGCGCGACCGCTTGAAAGCGCGCGGTTTGAAGACCAACCATATGCTGATCCGCGCGCTGCCGCTGACCAGTGAAGTGCGCGACTTTATCGCCGAGCATGACACGGTCTACCTGGTTGAGCAGAATCGCGATGCGCAAATGGCCGCCATCATCAAAGACGAGATGCCGGAATTGGGCGCCAAACTCACCAGCATTTTGGTTTACAATGGCTTGCCGGTCACCGCAGGCGAAGTGGTGCAGCAGATCTTTGAGGCCGCAAAAACCGCAAAAACCGCTTAG